The Candidatus Dormiibacterota bacterium genome includes the window GCTTACCGTCTTTGGTAACGATCGTCGGCGTCATCGACGAGAGCGGGCGCTTCCCGGGCTGAATATCGTTCGCGACGCCCTGCACCAGACCGAACATATTCGGTACGCCCGGTTTCGAGGTGAAATCGTCCATTTCGTCGTTGAGGAAGAACCCGGTATTGCCGGCGATGACGCCCGCGCCGAACCAGTCGTTGATGGTGAACGTCATCGAAACCGCGTCGCCCTGCGCGTCGACGATCGAGAAGTGGGTCGTATCGTTATTCTCATGCGTAATCGAAAGGCCGGGTTTTACCTGCGACGACGGCGTTGCGCGATCGGGCGAGATCGTCGCCCGAAGCTTCGCGGCGTAGGCAGGCGAGAGCAGTTGCGCGACCGGATTTTTGACAAATGTCGGATCGCCGAGGTAATTGTTGCGATCCGCGTATGCGCGGCGTTCCGCTTCGATCAGGTAATGCGTTTCCTTGAGGCTATGCCAGCCCCAAGACGCAAACGGGTAGGGGGCAACGATGTTGAGAATTTCGCAGAGCGTCACGCCCCCGGAACTCGGCGGCGGCGCGGAGGCGATGGTGTACCCGTGGTACGTGCAATGCACCGGCTGCGATTCGTCCACCGTGTAATCCGCGAAATCTTTCATCGTGAGCAGGCCGCCGTGTTTCTTACTCGAGGCAACGACGGCCCGCGCGATCGCCCCGCGATAAAACGCAGCATCGCCCTGCTGCGAAATCAACGATAGCGTGTGAGCGAGGTTCTTTTGCACGATGCGATCGCCCGCGCGCGGCAAGCGCCCGTGCGGCATCCAGATGGCGCGAACGTTGGGCTGTTTCGCGAACGTGTATGCGCCGCTGTAGCCTTCACTCGCCGAGCCGATAAACGGTAGCAGATCGCCCTGCGTCATGGTGAACCCGTTGCGCGCGAGGGCGATCGCCGGCGCCATCAGCGCGGCCCGCGACATCGTGCCGTACTGTTGGCGCGCGCGCTCCATGCCCATCACCGTTCCGGGAACGCCGATCGCGAGCCACCCCTTGCGCGAACGCTCGGGCACGTCGTTCCCGTGGCTATCTAGGTACATGTTCCGCCTCGCGCCCAGGGGCGCTTTCTCACGGAAGTCGATGAAGCGCTCGCGCCCGTCGTGCATGCGAATCAGCATGAACCCGCCGCCGCCGATGTTCCCGCAACACGGATCGACCACCGCGAGCGCGTACGCCACGGCAACCCCCGCGTCGACGGCGT containing:
- the ggt gene encoding gamma-glutamyltransferase, with product MKRLMTGIIAALLALSATPLRAGAPPVSVGAHAMVSTEQRLASRIGLDVLKHGGNAVDAGVAVAYALAVVDPCCGNIGGGGFMLIRMHDGRERFIDFREKAPLGARRNMYLDSHGNDVPERSRKGWLAIGVPGTVMGMERARQQYGTMSRAALMAPAIALARNGFTMTQGDLLPFIGSASEGYSGAYTFAKQPNVRAIWMPHGRLPRAGDRIVQKNLAHTLSLISQQGDAAFYRGAIARAVVASSKKHGGLLTMKDFADYTVDESQPVHCTYHGYTIASAPPPSSGGVTLCEILNIVAPYPFASWGWHSLKETHYLIEAERRAYADRNNYLGDPTFVKNPVAQLLSPAYAAKLRATISPDRATPSSQVKPGLSITHENNDTTHFSIVDAQGDAVSMTFTINDWFGAGVIAGNTGFFLNDEMDDFTSKPGVPNMFGLVQGVANDIQPGKRPLSSMTPTIVTKDGKLAMVTGSPGGSRIITITLETMLDALVFGMNAQQAVDAPRIHMQWLPDRIEYEPGALTNATMAALRSEGYTLKMIPSWGSAQAVVVDPKTGVRYGGTDWRHPSGAALGY